In Zea mays cultivar B73 chromosome 7, Zm-B73-REFERENCE-NAM-5.0, whole genome shotgun sequence, the following proteins share a genomic window:
- the LOC103632742 gene encoding uncharacterized protein translates to MQSVPLFTFYRPSVHACKGIRRLFKRGSETKRPNPHPIPSIIYLITICSIHHHHILKGRDNHILKGREEMEEQLPDDMLVEILSRLPPSSLAASRCVSKHLCSIVDARRLLRAGHLLPLRLDAFYCISLASVDRETYLFARPSVARRIPGACLDFRVYLEVVDHCNGLLLLCDMVLNPATRQSAALPNAPDPSIENMLGVATVWAGTAPHRPPFYLYTDFNLVYDPMAESPEHFEVFLIPVLSCGHSGLMSDNITINLEEQEWPPSTFRTHVFSSRSWRWEERSWVRQGEPTGTMADMLRSEHGSNHKAVYFRGALYVHYSNESVMRISISKDRNTYQMMRLPAIRSKQIVERATFYLGKSEKGVYCALFYWAQDDSDPQFRVWSLMEEEMNGRDGQIHMKWLIKTSISLKPLLAQLHHCGHDLTPDEWRIIYNRHDRDLAGSSAQDDNDDEWDFENAHEIVLEAPNNVKDWYPIDFLGFHPYKEIVFFSLSWKTISYNLNTTKVRQLGCAAHIPVGIKTCFPYTPCYLTMEKLTNS, encoded by the exons ATGCAATCGGTACCTCTATTTACGTTTTACCGGCCATCAGTGCATGCATGCAAAGGGATCAGGCGCCTGTTCAAGCGCGGATCGGAAACGAAGAGACCTAATCCTCATCCAATTCCATCGATCATCTATCTCATCACCATATGTTCAATCCACCACCATCATATCCTTAAGGGAAGAGATAATCATATTCTCAAGGGAAGGGAAGAGATGGAGGAGCAGCTACCTGACGATATGCTTGTGGAAATCCTGAGCCGCCTCCCGCCCAGCAGCCTAGCGGCGTCACGCTGCGTCTCCAAGCACTTGTGCTCCATCGTTGACGCCCGACGTCTCCTGCGCGCCGGCCACCTCCTTCctctccgcctcgacgccttctactGCATCAGCCTGGCCTCGGTCGATCGGGAGACATATCTTTTCGCACGGCCATCGGTAGCGCGTCGGATCCCCGGCGCCTGCCTTGACTTCAGGGTATATCTTGAGGTTGTGGATCACTGCAACGGTCTACTGTTGCTGTGTGACATGGTGCTCAACCCTGCCACACGGCAATCGGCAGCCCTGCCTAACGCCCCGGATCCATCCATTGAGAACATGCTTGGGGTCGCCACAGTTTGGGCCGGGACAGCGCCGCACCGCCCCCCATTTTACTTGTATACAGACTTTAATCTTGTGTACGACCCCATGGCCGAGTCGCCGGAGCATTTCGAGGTATTTCTGATCCCCGTGTTATCGTGCGGCCATAGTGGTTTGATGTCCGACAATATCACCATCAACCTTGAGGAGCAAGAATGGCCGCCATCGACATTCAGAACCCACGTCTTCTCGTCGAGGAGCTGGAGGTGGGAGGAGAGGTCCTGGGTCCGCCAAGGGGAGCCTACGGGGACCATGGCCGATATGCTGCGCTCCGAGCATGGCTCGAATCACAAGGCTGTCTATTTTCGAGGAGCACTCTATGTGCATTATTCAAATGAATCTGTCATG AGGATATCCATATCCAAGGATAGGAATACATATCAAATGATGAGACTTCCAGCAATACGGAGCAAACAGATAGTTGAGAGAGCTACCTTTTACTTGGGAAAATCTGAGAAAGGAGTATATTGTGCGTTGTTTTATTGGGCCCAGGATGACAGCGACCCCCAGTTTCGAGTCTGGTCTCTTATGGAGGAAGAGATGAATGGACGTGATGGACAAATTCATATGAAGTGGTTGATAAAGACTAGCATCAGCCTTAAACCCCTGCTGGCACAACTTCATCATTGTGGTCACGACTTGACTCCAGATGAATGGAGGATCATCTATAACCGCCATGACCGTGACCTTGCTGGTTCGTCTGCAcaagatgataatgatgatgaatGGGACTTTGAAAATGCTCATGAGATTGTCCTTGAAGCACCTAACAATGTTAAAGACTGGTACCCTATAGATTTTCTCGGATTTCATCCTTACAAGGAGATTGTCTTCTTTTCCTTATCATGGAAGACAATATCTTATAATTTGAATACCACAAAGGTTCGACAGCTGGGCTGCGCAGCTCATATACCGGTGGGCATAAAAACTTGTTTTCCATACACACCCTGCTACCTGACGATGGAGAAATTAACTAACAGTTGA